A portion of the Acidisarcina polymorpha genome contains these proteins:
- a CDS encoding MFS transporter → MCLGLGSLPAILLLFLLRLKTLEPINVPIRDIQTEVQRVPCLGDAVRPSTRARLFQRRNIRPILLATSIAIFNQLSGVNILLLYMLDILASAGIGLSLEHTYSVLISCLSLVTTTLGMAFVDKLGRKPLLFIGAAGMALCLIGLGFAIPRHFAALWYLSIFALYNAFFAFSQGTVVWVYLSELFPPGVRGAGQGYGSSVHWIANALLVLVYPIMQHASSVRTFYLFSLMMALQIGVIWLWYPETRGTVLGAGVSVRGREGSG, encoded by the coding sequence TGCTCTTCCTGCTGCGTTTGAAGACACTAGAACCAATCAATGTTCCCATTCGGGACATCCAAACCGAAGTTCAACGTGTCCCTTGTTTGGGAGACGCCGTCAGACCCTCAACACGAGCAAGGTTATTTCAGCGGAGAAACATACGTCCCATCCTGCTGGCAACGAGTATCGCGATCTTTAATCAGCTCTCTGGTGTCAATATCCTCTTGCTGTATATGCTGGATATTCTTGCTAGTGCGGGAATCGGTTTGTCCTTGGAGCATACGTATTCAGTGCTGATTTCCTGCCTCAGTCTGGTAACAACCACGCTTGGTATGGCCTTCGTTGATAAATTGGGTCGCAAGCCGCTCTTGTTCATAGGAGCAGCTGGAATGGCCTTATGCCTCATCGGCTTGGGTTTTGCCATCCCGCGACATTTCGCGGCGTTGTGGTATCTGTCTATCTTTGCTCTATACAACGCCTTCTTTGCGTTTTCACAAGGAACTGTGGTGTGGGTATATCTCAGTGAGTTATTTCCGCCAGGAGTGCGCGGTGCAGGCCAAGGATACGGCTCTTCGGTGCATTGGATTGCTAACGCTCTTCTCGTTCTGGTCTACCCAATTATGCAGCATGCCTCATCGGTGCGAACCTTCTACCTATTCTCGTTGATGATGGCCCTTCAGATCGGGGTGATATGGCTGTGGTATCCGGAGACGAGGGGCACTGTTTTAGGTGCTGGAGTTTCTGTTCGAGGTAGGGAGGGGAGCGGATAG